The genomic segment CTTCCTGGCCACTTTTACGCGCGTGCATTTATAAAGAGTTATGCGGAAGCTGTCGGTCTAGACCCGAACCACATCCTGAATCACTTTCAGTCCGATTTGCCGGCCCAGCCACCTACAGAGCAAGTAGAACGACTTCGTCGCAGAAGAGTTGCTTCAGCGAACAATCCATTACAAGCAGGTCGATGGGTTACCAAGACCTTGCTCGTATTGTTTATTGCCTTGATTATCGGGGTTATTTATTTCGCTGTCGTTAACAACAATGGAGGTCAGTTGACTCAGCCAGTGCCGGGTGGAACAGTTGGTCCTGGAGCGGAAATTGTCCCGCCTGGCAATGGTGGTGGAGCGGTAACATCCCCGATTGCTCAACAACCGAAGCCTCCTTCTATTACCACACCGAATCCTGAAACAGGAACAAACCCACCTGAGACCGTTACGGAAACTCCTCAGGCAACCATCACATTCGAATCGCAGCAAGGATCGATGTATAACTATTCCTTGCAAGGAGGAGAAAAAATCACGGTTCATCTGAAGGTGAAAGAAGACACCAGCTGGTTCGGTATTTCGGAAGGAAAAGGCAAAACTTATGTTGAGCAGGGCACGCTCAAGAAGGATCAGGAAAAAACGATTGAGCTGGGGAAATCCGCTTATATTCGTTTAGGCAAACCGACTTTAGTGGAATTGAAGGTTAACGGAGTCTTGGTAGACACGTCTAAAATGAAGTCAATGCCGTCCAATATTACGATGAAAGTAAAAGAGGCGGTCACCCAGTAGGCAAGCATATGCTTGCCTTTTATACTTTTCTCTTTTTTGACACTTCCTTTAGGCTTATATTATACTGGATAGGTGTAATATGGGTTGGTGTGACCAATTGGAGGAAAAAAGATGACAGAGAAGGTAGGCACGCGTGAAAAAGTAGCGATTGTTACGCTGGGCTGTGAAAAGAATCTCGTTGATTCGGACATGATGGCCCATCTGATAGATGAAAAAGGTTATGAACTGGTTGATAACCCGGAAGAAGCAACTGTGGTCATCGTCAATACCTGTGGTTTCATCGATGCAGCCAAGGAAGAATCCGTCAATAAGATTCTGGAAATGGGTGAATTGAAGGAATCCGGCAAACTGAAATCGCTTGTGGTGGCAGGCTGTCTCACACAACGTTACAAAGAGGATATCTTGAATGAGATTCCTGAGGTGGACGGCATTGTCGGAACAGGCGATTTTATGTCGATTACAGGTATTATCGAAGAATCTCTAGAGGGCAAGCGACCGATTTTTGTAGGAAATCCCATTTTTACGTACGAAGATGTAGTGAAGCGGAAAGTAAAGGAAGGCACGTACTCCGCATATATTAAAATTGCCGAGGGCTGCGACAACGCCTGTACGTTTTGCTCGATTCCTTTAATGCGTGGGGGATTCCGCAGTCGTACAATCGAATCCATCGTGGAAGAAGCGCGTCATTTGGCTGCGCAAGGTATCGTAGAAGTAAGTCTGATCGCACAAGATTCTACGAACTACGGAACG from the Brevibacillus brevis genome contains:
- a CDS encoding helix-turn-helix domain-containing protein, whose product is MSELGQVLQRAREEKGITLDDIQRITKIQRRYLEAIERGHFHVLPGHFYARAFIKSYAEAVGLDPNHILNHFQSDLPAQPPTEQVERLRRRRVASANNPLQAGRWVTKTLLVLFIALIIGVIYFAVVNNNGGQLTQPVPGGTVGPGAEIVPPGNGGGAVTSPIAQQPKPPSITTPNPETGTNPPETVTETPQATITFESQQGSMYNYSLQGGEKITVHLKVKEDTSWFGISEGKGKTYVEQGTLKKDQEKTIELGKSAYIRLGKPTLVELKVNGVLVDTSKMKSMPSNITMKVKEAVTQ